The Naumannella cuiyingiana DNA window CGTGTGCCGCGCCCAGCGCCGGGCCGGAACCGACCGCCCCCGCGGTGCCGACCGTCTCGCCGTCGGTCAGCCGGAGCGGTCCGGACCCGACCCAGCCCACCACCGAGACCCCGACCCCGACTCCGACACCGACAAGGGAGGCCAGCGCCGTGCGCGATCCGGCACTCGACGACGATCTGATCCGAGCCGCCTGGGCGAACGACGTGGATGCCGCCCAGGACCTGGTCGAGCGCGGCGCGGACGTCAACGCCAAGGACGCCACCGAGCAGAGCGCGTACCTGATCGCCACCTCCGAGGGCTTCTCCGAGCTGCTCCGCCTCACCCTCGACCACGGCGCCGACGTCGCCAGCCTCGACTCCTACCGCGGCACGGGCCTGATCCGCGCCGCGGAGCGCGGTCACGCCGACATCGTCGGTGAGCTGATCCAGCGTGGAGTCGACATCGATCACGTGAACCGGCTCGGCTGGACCGGGCTGCACGAGGCGCTGGTGTTCGCCGAGCGGGCCGGCGGGGAAGCGCGCGGCGACGAGCGCGACTACGTCGACACCGTTCGCGTCCTGGTCGCTGCCGGCGGCGACGTGACCCTGCGCTCACGGCGCGACGATCGGTCTCCGCTGGAGCTCGCCCGGGAGAGCGGTCTGGACGCCCAGGCCGAGCTGATCGACGCGGCGGCATCCCAGGGCCGGGTGTCGCGGGCCGAGGCGAATCGCCGCCTGCTGGATGCGGCAGCCGGTGACGACGCGGATGCGGCCGCGCTCGCCCTGCGCGGCGGCGCAGAGCTCGAGGCCCGCAACGACCGTGGCCAGACCCCGCTGCTCGTCGCCGCCGCGGCCGACAGCACGCAGGTGGCCCGGCTGCTGACCTACCTCGGCGCCGACCCGGACGCCGTCGACGACCGCTCGGACACGCCGTGGCTGGTGACCGGGGTGACCGGCAGCGTGCAGATGCTGGAAATTCTCCTGCCGGCCGATCCCGACCTGACCGCGACCAACCGGTTCGGCGGACTGTCGCCGATCCCCGCCGCCGAGCGCGGCCACGTCGACTACCTGCGACGCGTGGTCCGCACCGAGGTCGACCTCGACCATGTCAACGACCTGGGCTGGACCGCGCTGCTGGAGGCCGTCATTCTCGGCGACGGGGGAGAGCGGCACCAGCAGGTGGTGAAGATCCTGCTCGACGCGGGCGCCGACCCGGCCATCCCCGACGCCGACGGGGTGACCGCGCTGCAGCACGCGGAGCGCCGCGGGTACGACGAGATCGCCGAGCTGCTGCGCTGAGCGGGGCGGCCCGAGAGCCCGAGGCCCGACGAACCGCAGCGGGGAAAGCAAGGGGCCCCGCAACCTCATACGTAGCGGGGCCGACACCATGCGACCACCTTCGGGGCGGGGATGCACGGCGCCACGCCGAGAGGCTGCCACTCCGGCGTACCAACGGATGACCTGTGGATGAACCTGTGGTCAACCCCGCGCGAACGGTGGACAACCATCCATCCGCGGTGGGAAAGCCTGTGGACGGCAGGATTCGTCCTCCGAATTTCCCGAAACCCCTTGCAGAACTGCGATTGCGGGGCGTAGACATGTCTCACGTTCCTCCTCGGAGGAACTGCAAAGGACCGGGAATTGGTCCTACCCGAAGCTTCGGCGGAGGGTGTGGCCCGTGAGGGGGCTGCAGATCCGATTCCCCCCGGCGCGGTCCGCAGCCTCACCGCGGGTCACCCAGAGGCCCCGCCAACTCATACTTGGCGGGGCCTCACCCATTTCTCCACCACCACGGCCCGCGCGACACCGCGCGCCGTCAGCCTGCCGCGGTGAACGACGAAGCCGGCCGCGAGGAGCTCGCCGACCCGGCCTTCCCGACGACCGGACTCGGTGCCGGCGCGGGCTACGACCCGAAGACACCCCGCCGCCCGACGGGATTGTTCGGCCGCCTGTTCGGTCGCTGAGCCGCTCTCGGCCCACCGGAAACCGTGGCGACCGCGCCCGCACCGGTGCGGCATGATGGGGCATTGCGACGCCGGTGGGAACAGCCCGCGGGATCCCGAGAGAGGAAGCGCAGTGTCGGTGCAGATCACCCTGGTACGCGACGGAGACGACGACGTCCGGGAGCTGACCACCACGACGACCGGCCTCGACCTGTTCGGCGACGACAAGACGATCGTCGCCATGCGGGTCGACGGCGAGCAGCGCGACCTCGCCCGCGAGCTCGCCGGGGGCGAGCGGGTCGAGCCCATCCGGATCGACGAGCCCGAGGGCCTGGCGATCGTCCGGCACTCCGCCGCGCACGTGCTCGCCCAGGCCGTCCAGGACGCCCATCCGGACGCCAAGCTCGGCATCGGCCCGCCGATCACCGACGGCTTCTACTACGACTTCGACGTCGCCGAACCCTTCACCCCCGATGATCTCAAGGGGCTGGAGAAGTCGATGACCAAGATCATCAAGGCGCGGCAGCGGTTCGCCCGCCGCGAGGTGAGCGACGACGAGGCGCGCGCGGAGCTGGCCGACGAGCCGTACAAGCTCGAGCTGATCGGGCTGAAGGGCGCCACCTCCGACGACGACGGCAGCTCCGTCGAGGTCGGCACGGGGCAACTGACCATCTACGACAACCTGAATCGCGACGACTCACGAGCCTGGTCCGACCTGTGCCGCGGGCCGCACGTGCCGCACACCGGTTACATCCCGGCGTACGCGCTGACCCGCACCGCCGCGGCCTACTGGCGTGGCAGCGAGAAGAACCCGCAACTGCAGCGCATCTATGGCACCGCCTGGCCGAGCCGCGAGGAGCTCAAGGCGTACCAGCACCGGCTGGAGGAGGCCGCCAAGCGCGACCACCGCCGGCTCGGCCGCGAGTTGGACCTGTTCTCCTTCCCCGAGGAGATCGGCTCCGGCCTGCCGGTCTTCCACGCCAAGGGCGGGGTGATCAAGCGCGAGATGGAGGACTACGTCCGGCAGCGCCACCTCGATGCGGGCTTCGACTACGTCGGTACGCCGCACATCGCCAAGGAGGAGCTGTTCCACACCTCGGGCCACCTGCCCTACTACGGCGAGGGCATGTTCCCGGCGCTCGACGTGGACGGCCAGGACTACCGGCTGAAGGCGATGAACTGCCCGATGCACAACCTGATCTACCGCTCCCAGCAGCGTTCCTACCGGGACCTGCCGATCCGGTTGTTCGAGTTCGGGCACGTCTACCGCAACGAGAAGTCGGGCGTGATCCACGGGCTGACCCGGGTACGCGGCTTCTCCCAGGACGATTCGCACTCCTATGTCACCCCCGAGCAGGCGCCGGCCGAGGTGCAGCATCTGCTGGACTTCGTGCTCGGCCTGCTGCGCGATTTCGGTCTGGACGACTTCTACCTGGAGCTGTCCACCCGCGACGACTCCAAGCCCGACAAGTTCATCGGGTCCGACGAGGACTGGGCGATCGCCACGCAGGTGCTGGCCGATGTGGCCACCGCCTCGGGCTTGGAGCTCGTGCCCGACCCGGGCGGCGCCGCCTACTACGGGCCCAAGATCAGCATCCAGGCCCGCGACGCGATCGGGCGTACCTGGCAGATGTCGACCATCCAGTACGACTTCAACCAGCCCTCGCCCGACCGGTTCAACCTGGAATACGTCGACGCCGACGGCACCCGCCGGCAGCCCGTGATGATCCACTCGGCGAAGTTCGGCTCGATCGAGCGGTTCATCGGCGTGCTGGTCGAGCACTATGCCGGCGCCTTCCCGCCCTGGCTCGCGCCCGTGCAGGTGGTCGGCATCCCGGTCGCGGCCGAGTTCGACGGCTACCTGCAAGACGTCGCCGCCCGCCTTCGTGATCATGGGGTACGCGTCGAGGTCGACACCTCCGACGACCGGATGCAGAAGAAGATCAGGAACGCGACCAGGGCGAAGGTGCCGTTCCAGTTGATCGCCGGCGGCGAGGACCGCGACGCGGGAGCGGTGTCCTTCCGGTTCCGCGACGGCAGCCAGCGCAACGGCGTACCCGTCGACGAGGCGATCGCCGAGATCACCGGCGCGATCGCCGACCGGCGCCAGGTCTGAGGCCCGGGGGTGGGAGAGTTGAACCCGGCCGCGGGTGAGGATCCGGCGACCCTGCCGGGCGAGCCGGACGGCTTCGCCCGGCTGTGGACGCCGCACCGGATGGTCTACATCGACGGGCAGGACAAGCCGGCCGACGACAGCCCGCGCGAGTGCCCGTTCTGCCGGGCGGCGCGGCTGCCGGACGCCGAAGGGCTGGTGGTACGCCGCGGCGCGCACTGCTATGTGGTGATGAACCTCTATCCCTACTCGCCCGGGCACACCCTGGTCTGCCCGTATCGGCATGTCGCCGACTATCCCGACCTGACCGATGCCGAGACCGACGAGCTGGCCCGGCTCACCCAGCAGGCCATGATCGTCACCCGGGAGGTGTCGGGCCCCGCCGGCTTCAACCTCGGCATCAACCAGGGCGTCGTCGGCGGCGCCGGCATCCAGGCGCACCTGCACCAGCACGTGGTGCCGCGCTGGGCCGGCGATGCGAACTTCATGCCGATCATCGCGCACACCAAGCCGCTGCCGATGCTGCTGGAGGACGCCCGCTCCCGGCTGCACGAGGCCTGGCAGCGGCTCTTCGGCGCTCCCCCCGAGCGGGCGGCGGACTGATGCTGGAGAACCTGCGGGCCTTCGGCGATCGTCTGGTACGCCCGATCGCCCGGCTGCTCCTGGCGCTGCGGGTCGCGCCGGATGTGGTCACCTGGCTCGGCACGGTCGCGGTCTGCGTCACCGCGCTGATCACGGTCCCGCAGGGCTGGCTGTGGCAGGGCGCACTGATCATCGGCGTGCTGTCGTTGTCCGACACGATCGACGGGGCGATGGCCCGGTTGGATGATCGCGTGGGCCGGTGGGGGGCCTTCCTCGACTCCAGCCTGGACCGGGTCGCCGACGGGGCGATCTTCGGTTCGGTGGTGATCTTCTTCGCGCTGCGCGGTGAGCAGGCGTGGGCCGTGCTGGCGTTGGCGGTGCTGGTCACCGGCCAGTTGATCTCGTACCTGAAGGCCCGCGCCGAATCGCTCGGCGGGACCGGCGGCGGCGGGCCCGCCGCCCGCGCGGATCGGATCGTGATCATCCTGCTCGGCATGCTGGCGCACGGGCTCGGCCTGCCCTGGGCGCTGCCGGCGGCCCTGGTCGTGCTGGCGGTGCTCGGCGGCTGGACGGTCGCGCTGCGGATGCGGCGGGCCGCGCGCAGCCTGGCGGAGTGACCCGTGCCCGCCACCCCCGAGCAGGTCGATGCCCGCAACCGCCGGCTCTTCGCCGCCGGTGAGCGAATCGTGCCCCGGCTGCCGCGCCCGGTCCGGAACCTGATCATGAACCTGGGGGCCGAGTGGGCGGTGCGCTCCGACATCGCGCCGCTGCGGACCTGGGCGACCAATATCGAGCTGGCGACCGGCGAGTCGCCGGGGCCCGGGCTGCGTCGCCAGGCGATCCGCTCGTGGCTGCGTACCTATCTGGAGGTGCTCGCGCTGCCGTCCTGGCGGCCCGAACAGATCGCCGGCCGGGTCAGCGCCGATCCCGAGGGCGAACGCGTGCTGCGGCTCGCGCACGCCGGGCCGGGCGTCGTCTGCGCCCTGCCGCACAGCGGCAACTGGGATCTCGCCGGCGGCTGGGCCGCCAGCACCGGCCTGCCCGTCAGCTCGGTCGCCGAACGGCTCGGCGAGGCCGAGTTCGCCGCCTTCACCCGGATCCGCGCCGGACTCGGCATCGACATCCTCGCCCACGACGACCCGGGAGCGGTGCGCGCGCTGATCGGCGCCGTCCGGGCCGGCCGGGTGGTCTGCCTGATGGCCGATCGCGAGTTCGGCACCGGCGGGGTGGCCGTGCGCTGGAACGGGCGGCGCGTGATCATGCCGGCCGGCCCCGCGCTCGTCGCCCGGCGGACCGGCGCCGTACTGCTCGGCGTGGGCTGTCACTACACGGCGGCCGGGATGAAGATCGAGTTCTCCGACCCGATCGAGCATCGGCCCGGCCGCACCGGACTGGCCGCGATGACCCAGGACCTCGCGGACTGGTTCTCCCGGTTCGTTGCCGCGCACCCGGCAGACTGGCACGTGATGCAACCGTTCTTCGACACCGGCTCGACGAGATGAGTGGGCTACGGGTCGGGCTGGTCTGTCCCTATTCGCTCGCGGCCCCGGGCGGGGTGCAGAACCACGTCCTCGGCCTGGCACGCGAGCTGCGCCGGCTCGGGCACCAGCCGCGCGTGCTGGCACCGGGCCGCCTGGGCGCCGAGGCCGACCCGGAGCTGCGTCGGCTCGTGGCCAGCGCCGGAGCCGGGGTGCCGGTGCGCTACAACGGGTCGGTCGCCCGGGTGAACTTCGGCCCGCGCAGCCATGCGCGGGTCGCCGCCTGGCTGGCCCGCGAACGGGTCGATGTCCTGCACGTGCACGAGCCCGTCACGCCGAGCGTCGCGCTGCTGGCCCTGCGGGAGGCGCGGGCCGTCCCGGTCGTTGCGACCTTCCACACGGCCACCCCGGGCAGCACCGCGATGCGCCTCGCCGGACGCGCGCTGGGACCCATGATCGACCGCATCGATCTCGGCCTGGCGGTCTCCTCCAGCGCCCGGTCCGTCGTCCGGCGCCACCTGGGGCTCGATCCGATGATCATTCCCAACGGGGTACGCGTCGCCGACTTCGCCGGCCCGCGGGCCGAGCCCGGCCGGGCGCCGCGGGTCACGCTGCTCGGGCGACTGGACGAGGAACGCAAGGGCCTGCCGGTCTTCCTGCGGGCGCTGCCGCGGATCCGCGCCGCCCGCCCCGATGCCGAGATCGTCGTCGCCGGCCCGGGCCGGACCAAGCTGCCCGGGGGAGTGCGGCGTACCGGACTGATCAGCGACGCCGAACGCAGCGCGCTGCTGCGGGGCACCGATGTCTTCGTCGCGCCGAACCTCGCGCGGGAGAGCTTCGGTCTGATCCTGGTCGAGGCGCTGGCGGCCGGCGCCCGCGTGGTCGCCTCCGATCTGCCGGCATTTCGTGCGGTGCTGGCGGAGGGTGGCGGCCGGGCGCACGGCGCGACCGTGCCGCCCGGTGATCATCGCGCACTCGCCGACGCGGTCGTCTCGGCGCTCGACCGGCCGCCCGCCCCGCCCGCGGGCCGCGCCCACGCCCGCCGCTACGACTGGTCGGAGGTCGCCCCGCAGATCCTGCAGGCGTACCGAACCGCGATCCGGATGCGCACCCGCGGCGCCGGCATCGCCTAGGCTGGCCGGGTGTCCCGCGGCTCACCGCTTCCCGCACCCGACGGGGACACCGATGGCCTCGGCCGCCAGGTCAGCAACCGGATCTGGACCGCCCCGAATGTCTTGTCGATGGTGCGGCTGGCCGGGGTCGGCGTGTTCTTGTGGGTGCTGCTGGTGCCCCGGGCCGACCTGCTCGCGGTGGCCGTGCTGGCGGCCGCCGGCGTGACCGACTGGCTGGACGGCTGGCTCGCCCGCCGGCTGGGCCAGGTGACCAGGCTCGGCCAACTGCTCGACCCGATCGCGGATCGGCTCTACATCCTCGCGATCGTGGTCGGGTTGGCGGCGCGCGGTGTCATCCCGTGGTGGCTCGTCGCGATCCTGATCGCGCGGGACGTGATGCTGGTGCTCGTCGTCCCGTTGCTCGGCGGTCGCGGATACCGGCCGCTACCGGTGCACTTCCTGGGCAAGGCGGCGACGTTCTGCCTGCTGTACGCCTTCCCGCTGGTGCTGCTCGGCTCCGGGGAGGTGCCCATCGTGCCCGACGGGTGGGCGGTCGCCGCCCGGATCGTCGGCTGGGCGTTCGCGCTGTGGGGTACGGGCCTGTACTGGTGGGCCGGTTTGCTCTATGTGGCGCAGGCGCGCATGCTGCTGCGCGAGCGAACCGACTGAGGGAGGCGCGGACATGGGGCCGAACTGGTCGCAGATCCTGCGCCGCCGGGTACGCCCACCGCGTGACCGGCGCCGCGACGCCTCGATGGACCTGCTGAACCAACTCATCGACCAGCCGATCGAACCGGGGTACGCCGAGGCGAGCGGCGGGAGCAGGTCCGCCGGGGCCACGACCGGGCGGCGCCGCGGTGCGCTGATCGTCTTCGGCTGCCTGCTCGTCGCGGGCGCGATGATCGGGCTGTCGCTGGCCCAGACCCTGCGGGCGGCGCCGGCGGACGAACAACAGCGGCTGGATCTGGTCGACCGGATCGCCCGGCAGGAGCAGACCGTGGCCGACCAGCGGGCCCGGATCGGGACGCTCACCGACGAGATCGACGCCGCCCGCGAGCAGGCGCTGGCCGGCGACGCCACCGGCGCGCGCACCCGGGACCGGTTGGAGCGCTACGGCGAGGCGGCGCAGACGGTCGACGTCCGGGGGCCGGGCCTCGTGATCACCGTCGATGACGCACCGGCGGACGCGCAGGGCACCAGCAACCGGGTGCTCGACCGGGACCTGCAACTGCTGGTCAACGGCTTGTGGCTGTCCGGCGCCGAGGCGATCGCGATCAACGGGCACCGGCTCGGTTCGCGTACCGCGATCCGAGCGGCCGGCGACGCGATCACCGTCGACTACCGGTCCCTGACCCGGCCCTACCGGGTCGAGGCGATCGGCGATCCGCGGAACCTGCAGAGCCGTTGGGTACAGTCGTCCGGCGGCGTGCTGTGGAACTATCTCAAGGACAACTACCAGATGCGCTACGAGCTCACCGGATCCGATGAGCTCACCTTGCCGGGCAGCCCGCAGGCGCCCCTGGAACGAGCGGAGGTGGCACGATGATCGCGATCGTCGGACTGGCGCTCGGCATCCTGATCGGAGCGCTGCTCCAGCCGACCCTCCCGGCGTACCTGCAGCCCTATCTGCCCATCGCGATCGTTGCCGCGCTGGACGCCCTGTTCGGCGCTTTCCGCGCCTGGCTGGACGGCAAGTTCAACGATCGCGTCTTCGTGGTCTCCTTCGTCTCGAATGTGCTGATCGCGGCGCTGATTGTCTGGGTCGGCGACCAGATCGGGGTCGGCAGTCAGCTCTCGACCGGGGTGGTCGTGGTGCTCGGCATCCGGATCTTCACCAATGCCGCGGCCATTCGACGGGCGCTGTTCCATGCCTGAGGACACCCCGGCCGAGCGCGCGCCCGAGGAGAACGCGGAGACCCGGCGGCTGCCGCGGATCGACACCGCGCCGCACACCCCCGAACACGCGGCGCCGACCCGGGCCGCGGACGCCGAGCCGGCCGCCGACTGGCGATCGCTGCTGCGGCCCAGCCGCGCGCAGGTCGTGGTCGGCCTCGTCTTGTGCCTGGTCGCGATCGGCGTCATGGTCCAGTTGCGGGCGCGTAACGACGACGACGCCTATGCGACCGCCAGGCGCGCCGATCTGGTGCAGATCCTGGACGGGCTGAACGCCGAGTCCCGGCGCCTCGACGAGGACCTGCGCGAGCTCGAGCAGACCCGCGAGGAGCTGCGCACCGGCGCCGATCGTGAGCGGGTGGCGCGCGAGGAGGCGACCCGGCGCGAGGAGAATCTGGG harbors:
- a CDS encoding DUF881 domain-containing protein, whose product is MGPNWSQILRRRVRPPRDRRRDASMDLLNQLIDQPIEPGYAEASGGSRSAGATTGRRRGALIVFGCLLVAGAMIGLSLAQTLRAAPADEQQRLDLVDRIARQEQTVADQRARIGTLTDEIDAAREQALAGDATGARTRDRLERYGEAAQTVDVRGPGLVITVDDAPADAQGTSNRVLDRDLQLLVNGLWLSGAEAIAINGHRLGSRTAIRAAGDAITVDYRSLTRPYRVEAIGDPRNLQSRWVQSSGGVLWNYLKDNYQMRYELTGSDELTLPGSPQAPLERAEVAR
- a CDS encoding DUF881 domain-containing protein → MPEDTPAERAPEENAETRRLPRIDTAPHTPEHAAPTRAADAEPAADWRSLLRPSRAQVVVGLVLCLVAIGVMVQLRARNDDDAYATARRADLVQILDGLNAESRRLDEDLRELEQTREELRTGADRERVAREEATRREENLGILAGTLPAVGPGVRIVIDDPRGAVSDAVLVDAVQELRDAGAEAIEINNSIRVVASTAFGQGPDGPTSGGTAITRPIVIEAIGDPNNLEEGARFRGGLVSAVTGDQVGGTVTITRESEVRVESLHSASENQYARPAR
- a CDS encoding phosphatidylinositol mannoside acyltransferase; translation: MPATPEQVDARNRRLFAAGERIVPRLPRPVRNLIMNLGAEWAVRSDIAPLRTWATNIELATGESPGPGLRRQAIRSWLRTYLEVLALPSWRPEQIAGRVSADPEGERVLRLAHAGPGVVCALPHSGNWDLAGGWAASTGLPVSSVAERLGEAEFAAFTRIRAGLGIDILAHDDPGAVRALIGAVRAGRVVCLMADREFGTGGVAVRWNGRRVIMPAGPALVARRTGAVLLGVGCHYTAAGMKIEFSDPIEHRPGRTGLAAMTQDLADWFSRFVAAHPADWHVMQPFFDTGSTR
- a CDS encoding CDP-alcohol phosphatidyltransferase family protein encodes the protein MWTAPNVLSMVRLAGVGVFLWVLLVPRADLLAVAVLAAAGVTDWLDGWLARRLGQVTRLGQLLDPIADRLYILAIVVGLAARGVIPWWLVAILIARDVMLVLVVPLLGGRGYRPLPVHFLGKAATFCLLYAFPLVLLGSGEVPIVPDGWAVAARIVGWAFALWGTGLYWWAGLLYVAQARMLLRERTD
- a CDS encoding HIT family protein, translating into MNPAAGEDPATLPGEPDGFARLWTPHRMVYIDGQDKPADDSPRECPFCRAARLPDAEGLVVRRGAHCYVVMNLYPYSPGHTLVCPYRHVADYPDLTDAETDELARLTQQAMIVTREVSGPAGFNLGINQGVVGGAGIQAHLHQHVVPRWAGDANFMPIIAHTKPLPMLLEDARSRLHEAWQRLFGAPPERAAD
- a CDS encoding glycosyltransferase family 4 protein; the protein is MSGLRVGLVCPYSLAAPGGVQNHVLGLARELRRLGHQPRVLAPGRLGAEADPELRRLVASAGAGVPVRYNGSVARVNFGPRSHARVAAWLARERVDVLHVHEPVTPSVALLALREARAVPVVATFHTATPGSTAMRLAGRALGPMIDRIDLGLAVSSSARSVVRRHLGLDPMIIPNGVRVADFAGPRAEPGRAPRVTLLGRLDEERKGLPVFLRALPRIRAARPDAEIVVAGPGRTKLPGGVRRTGLISDAERSALLRGTDVFVAPNLARESFGLILVEALAAGARVVASDLPAFRAVLAEGGGRAHGATVPPGDHRALADAVVSALDRPPAPPAGRAHARRYDWSEVAPQILQAYRTAIRMRTRGAGIA
- a CDS encoding small basic family protein, whose product is MIAIVGLALGILIGALLQPTLPAYLQPYLPIAIVAALDALFGAFRAWLDGKFNDRVFVVSFVSNVLIAALIVWVGDQIGVGSQLSTGVVVVLGIRIFTNAAAIRRALFHA
- a CDS encoding ankyrin repeat domain-containing protein, with amino-acid sequence MRPRPAPVAVAAVAVVLGACAAPSAGPEPTAPAVPTVSPSVSRSGPDPTQPTTETPTPTPTPTREASAVRDPALDDDLIRAAWANDVDAAQDLVERGADVNAKDATEQSAYLIATSEGFSELLRLTLDHGADVASLDSYRGTGLIRAAERGHADIVGELIQRGVDIDHVNRLGWTGLHEALVFAERAGGEARGDERDYVDTVRVLVAAGGDVTLRSRRDDRSPLELARESGLDAQAELIDAAASQGRVSRAEANRRLLDAAAGDDADAAALALRGGAELEARNDRGQTPLLVAAAADSTQVARLLTYLGADPDAVDDRSDTPWLVTGVTGSVQMLEILLPADPDLTATNRFGGLSPIPAAERGHVDYLRRVVRTEVDLDHVNDLGWTALLEAVILGDGGERHQQVVKILLDAGADPAIPDADGVTALQHAERRGYDEIAELLR
- the thrS gene encoding threonine--tRNA ligase; translation: MGHCDAGGNSPRDPERGSAVSVQITLVRDGDDDVRELTTTTTGLDLFGDDKTIVAMRVDGEQRDLARELAGGERVEPIRIDEPEGLAIVRHSAAHVLAQAVQDAHPDAKLGIGPPITDGFYYDFDVAEPFTPDDLKGLEKSMTKIIKARQRFARREVSDDEARAELADEPYKLELIGLKGATSDDDGSSVEVGTGQLTIYDNLNRDDSRAWSDLCRGPHVPHTGYIPAYALTRTAAAYWRGSEKNPQLQRIYGTAWPSREELKAYQHRLEEAAKRDHRRLGRELDLFSFPEEIGSGLPVFHAKGGVIKREMEDYVRQRHLDAGFDYVGTPHIAKEELFHTSGHLPYYGEGMFPALDVDGQDYRLKAMNCPMHNLIYRSQQRSYRDLPIRLFEFGHVYRNEKSGVIHGLTRVRGFSQDDSHSYVTPEQAPAEVQHLLDFVLGLLRDFGLDDFYLELSTRDDSKPDKFIGSDEDWAIATQVLADVATASGLELVPDPGGAAYYGPKISIQARDAIGRTWQMSTIQYDFNQPSPDRFNLEYVDADGTRRQPVMIHSAKFGSIERFIGVLVEHYAGAFPPWLAPVQVVGIPVAAEFDGYLQDVAARLRDHGVRVEVDTSDDRMQKKIRNATRAKVPFQLIAGGEDRDAGAVSFRFRDGSQRNGVPVDEAIAEITGAIADRRQV
- the pgsA gene encoding phosphatidylinositol phosphate synthase, whose translation is MLENLRAFGDRLVRPIARLLLALRVAPDVVTWLGTVAVCVTALITVPQGWLWQGALIIGVLSLSDTIDGAMARLDDRVGRWGAFLDSSLDRVADGAIFGSVVIFFALRGEQAWAVLALAVLVTGQLISYLKARAESLGGTGGGGPAARADRIVIILLGMLAHGLGLPWALPAALVVLAVLGGWTVALRMRRAARSLAE